In a genomic window of Kaistia algarum:
- a CDS encoding helix-turn-helix transcriptional regulator, with protein sequence MSARAVFSTEHFPDHLDDRARFSLWQETYAAEIGSIDFHRASDRPFTARIEAASVGSIVLAHMWGTITQSTRTARHLRRDNLDGYLLLVNHADVRLAGRMGGHSYEIEPGGAVLVSGAEPATVIGGNADHNWSNILIPFDLLNETIPDAENRMAIPISGANEALGLMKRYSRFIETGPALVAPELAAHAAASIVDLIALATGAKGDVAELAGLRGVRAARLEAVLAKIREGFANPMISAQGVAQDLGVSVRYVHDLLQETGMSFSERVLEARLRRVSAMLADRRYAGMRISEIAFACGFSDVSYFNRCFRRRFGCSPGQAR encoded by the coding sequence TTGTCAGCACGCGCTGTTTTTTCGACGGAGCATTTTCCCGACCATCTCGACGACCGTGCGCGTTTCTCTCTGTGGCAGGAGACCTATGCCGCCGAGATCGGCTCGATCGATTTTCACCGCGCCAGCGACCGGCCGTTCACGGCCCGGATCGAGGCGGCATCTGTCGGTTCGATCGTGCTCGCCCACATGTGGGGGACGATCACGCAATCGACGCGGACGGCGCGACATCTTCGCCGCGACAATCTCGATGGCTACCTGCTGCTCGTCAATCACGCCGATGTGCGGCTCGCCGGCCGGATGGGCGGCCACAGCTATGAGATCGAGCCCGGCGGGGCGGTGCTGGTCAGCGGAGCCGAGCCGGCGACAGTGATCGGCGGCAATGCCGACCACAACTGGTCCAACATTCTCATTCCCTTCGACCTGTTGAATGAGACGATTCCTGACGCTGAGAACCGGATGGCGATCCCGATCTCCGGCGCCAACGAGGCGCTGGGCCTGATGAAGCGCTACAGCCGGTTCATCGAGACCGGCCCCGCACTGGTCGCGCCGGAGCTGGCGGCCCATGCGGCAGCGTCGATCGTCGATCTTATCGCCCTTGCAACGGGAGCGAAGGGCGATGTGGCCGAACTCGCGGGGCTCCGCGGCGTGCGCGCGGCCCGGCTGGAGGCCGTCTTGGCGAAGATCAGGGAAGGCTTTGCGAACCCGATGATCAGCGCGCAGGGCGTGGCGCAGGATCTCGGCGTTTCCGTCCGCTATGTCCATGATCTGTTGCAGGAAACCGGTATGAGCTTCTCCGAGCGTGTGCTGGAGGCACGCCTGCGCCGTGTTTCCGCCATGCTCGCCGATCGTCGCTATGCCGGGATGCGGATCAGCGAGATTGCGTTCGCCTGCGGCTTCAGCGATGTCTCCTACTTCAATCGCTGCTTTCGCCGTCGTTTCGGCTGTTCTCCCGGCCAGGCCCGATAG
- the hisN gene encoding histidinol-phosphatase codes for MTDSALLPFLDQLADAATKAIMPHFRSLDSVDNKDASGFDPVTIADRAAELAIRALIGKHYPEHGIMGEEFGSERLDAEKIWVLDPIDGTRAFISGLPVWGTLIGLTSGGIPSIGMMAQPFTGERYAGDGRSARYSGPGGARDLATRRCASLAQATLFTTTPAIIKGADREAYDRVERSVRLVRYGCDCYAYCMVAAGHVDAVIETGLHAYDIVALIPVIEGAGGRVTNWEGGSAASGGRVVASGDPRLHDTILEMLNR; via the coding sequence ATGACCGATTCCGCGCTGCTTCCGTTCCTCGATCAGCTCGCCGACGCTGCCACAAAAGCGATCATGCCTCATTTTCGATCGCTCGATTCGGTCGATAACAAGGACGCATCCGGCTTCGACCCGGTGACGATCGCCGACCGTGCCGCGGAACTCGCGATCCGCGCCTTGATCGGCAAGCATTATCCAGAGCACGGCATCATGGGCGAGGAATTCGGCTCGGAGCGTCTCGACGCCGAGAAGATCTGGGTTCTCGATCCTATCGATGGCACGCGCGCCTTCATCTCCGGCCTGCCCGTATGGGGCACGCTGATCGGCCTGACCTCCGGCGGGATACCATCGATCGGCATGATGGCGCAGCCCTTCACGGGCGAGCGCTATGCAGGCGACGGCCGGAGCGCGCGCTATTCAGGCCCCGGCGGCGCACGCGATCTCGCCACGCGCCGCTGCGCTTCCCTCGCCCAGGCAACGCTTTTCACGACGACGCCGGCGATCATCAAGGGCGCCGACCGCGAGGCCTATGACCGGGTCGAACGCTCCGTCCGTCTCGTGCGCTATGGCTGCGATTGCTACGCCTATTGCATGGTCGCCGCCGGCCATGTCGATGCCGTCATCGAGACCGGGCTGCATGCTTACGACATCGTCGCGCTAATCCCGGTGATCGAGGGCGCCGGCGGGCGGGTCACCAATTGGGAAGGCGGATCGGCCGCCTCAGGCGGCCGCGTCGTGGCGAGCGGCGATCCGCGGCTGCATGACACGATCCTCGAAATGCTCAATCGATAG
- a CDS encoding autoinducer 2 ABC transporter substrate-binding protein, which yields MFSSIKKVMAATAITVLATTAAFAADKPKVAFVPQLIGIPYFNAMEAGGNKAAADLGVDFIYTGPVDTNPVDQLQIVQNLINQGVNAISISVLDASSIAPVVKAAEAKGIKLFTSDSDAPDSGRAVYVAQATDEGLGGAIIDELVKRVGEDAKIGIVSGEATASNLNAWIGFMKKQAAAKYPKLQLLEPQYAGGTAERAAQLAGDLMTANPDMKAIIAVASSTCPGVAQAIETAGKIGSVIGTGYCSPNTARSYLKSGAFGFTVLWDPAQLGYLTVWAGKQLIDGKPFAASNTIPGFDAPVTYDAKTGILLLGPPAIFTAENVDKFDF from the coding sequence ATGTTCAGCTCCATCAAGAAGGTCATGGCCGCGACGGCCATCACCGTCCTCGCCACGACCGCCGCCTTCGCCGCGGACAAGCCGAAGGTCGCCTTCGTGCCGCAGCTCATCGGCATTCCCTATTTCAACGCCATGGAAGCCGGCGGCAACAAGGCCGCCGCCGATCTCGGCGTCGACTTCATCTATACCGGCCCGGTCGACACCAACCCGGTCGACCAGCTCCAGATCGTGCAGAACCTGATCAACCAGGGCGTCAACGCCATCTCGATCAGCGTGCTCGACGCCTCCAGCATCGCGCCGGTCGTCAAGGCGGCCGAGGCGAAGGGCATCAAGCTCTTCACCAGCGACAGCGACGCGCCGGACAGCGGCCGCGCCGTCTATGTCGCGCAGGCGACCGATGAAGGCCTCGGCGGCGCGATCATCGACGAACTGGTGAAGCGCGTCGGCGAGGATGCCAAGATCGGCATCGTCTCGGGCGAGGCGACCGCCTCGAACCTCAACGCCTGGATCGGCTTCATGAAGAAGCAGGCGGCGGCGAAATATCCGAAGCTGCAGCTGCTCGAGCCGCAATATGCCGGCGGAACGGCCGAGCGCGCCGCCCAGCTCGCGGGCGACCTGATGACCGCCAACCCGGACATGAAGGCCATCATCGCCGTCGCCTCGTCGACCTGCCCCGGCGTCGCCCAGGCGATCGAGACCGCCGGCAAGATCGGCAGCGTCATCGGCACCGGCTATTGCAGCCCGAACACGGCGCGCTCCTATCTGAAGAGCGGCGCGTTCGGCTTCACCGTGCTCTGGGATCCGGCACAGCTCGGCTATCTGACGGTCTGGGCTGGCAAGCAGCTGATCGACGGCAAGCCCTTCGCCGCATCGAACACGATCCCCGGCTTTGATGCGCCCGTCACCTATGATGCCAAGACCGGTATCCTGCTGCTCGGCCCGCCGGCGATCTTCACCGCCGAGAACGTCGACAAGTTCGACTTCTGA
- a CDS encoding ABC transporter permease, whose translation MMTIRLPQGPALILRLLAVLWLVVMLMLVVLSPSALNLTTVSTILQFSTILALVALGQALVILAGGAGIDLSVGGAVSLSAVVGMLAVKLGLPVAFLPVACILCGLLLGAFNGLLVTRLSILPLIATLGTLFVYSGVALAVTRGAAQSGVPEWLTDWGRAVIVFVPLPFLTVALPAFAISILLLSATAWGRWTYAMGFNERSAHLVGIPVDRVRLLLYAASGGLAGAAGLVSIAWLGSARPNIGQNLELESLTAAMLGGISITGGRGGVGGVLAAVILLITLKTVLLQLNVNTVWQVGIVGALLVVVLLAERLAHHWR comes from the coding sequence ATGATGACGATCCGCCTTCCCCAAGGTCCCGCGCTGATCCTGCGGCTGTTGGCCGTTCTTTGGCTCGTCGTCATGCTGATGCTGGTCGTGCTCAGCCCCTCGGCGCTCAACCTCACCACCGTCAGCACCATTCTCCAATTCTCGACGATTCTCGCGCTCGTCGCCCTTGGCCAGGCACTCGTGATCCTCGCGGGCGGGGCCGGCATCGATCTCTCGGTCGGCGGTGCCGTCTCCCTGTCGGCGGTGGTAGGCATGCTGGCGGTCAAGCTCGGCCTCCCGGTCGCATTCCTACCCGTCGCCTGCATCCTCTGCGGCCTGCTGCTCGGCGCCTTCAACGGCCTTCTCGTCACCCGCCTCTCGATCCTGCCGCTCATCGCCACGCTGGGAACGCTATTCGTTTATTCCGGCGTCGCGCTGGCGGTGACGCGTGGGGCGGCGCAGTCGGGCGTGCCGGAATGGCTGACCGATTGGGGCCGCGCGGTAATCGTCTTCGTGCCCCTGCCCTTCCTGACCGTCGCGCTTCCCGCTTTCGCCATCTCCATCCTGCTGCTGTCGGCGACCGCCTGGGGCCGCTGGACCTATGCGATGGGTTTCAACGAGCGTTCCGCGCACCTCGTCGGCATTCCCGTCGACCGGGTCCGGCTGCTCCTCTACGCCGCAAGCGGCGGGCTGGCCGGTGCTGCGGGCCTCGTGTCGATCGCCTGGCTCGGCAGCGCGAGGCCCAATATCGGCCAGAACCTCGAACTTGAATCGCTGACCGCCGCCATGCTGGGCGGCATCTCGATCACCGGCGGGCGCGGCGGCGTCGGCGGGGTCCTCGCCGCCGTCATCCTGCTCATCACGCTGAAGACGGTCCTCCTGCAACTGAACGTCAACACGGTCTGGCAGGTCGGCATCGTCGGCGCCCTTCTCGTTGTCGTGCTCCTCGCCGAGCGCCTCGCCCACCACTGGAGATAA
- a CDS encoding ArgE/DapE family deacylase has translation MPSIKDQIAERVEARADAIVATLSDLVAFPSIVKSNPKEAGPGERDCQLYLQKRLERLGFTTDLWDPDGPALYAKYEGRPGANKGRTFEGRPNLGGVLKGNGAGRSIMLTGHIDVVPPGAPEHWRTDPFQPVLKDGYLHGRGTVDMKGGVACMLMAVEILKELKIELAGDIVFTTVVDEEIGGMGSLAMVDRGFRADAGIMTEPTANRIAPLCHGILWGKIIIDGIGGHAELTPNAWYTSGPVDAIQLCRQILDGIDILNRRWMFDPKKNHPLMDLPNQIIVTQMKAGEHPSSMAGRGEIIIDAQYLPSEKDEFGLGGHVKREIEAHIHHVCQADPYLRDHPARIEWILDADCAEIPADSPFVTTLQSAVSDANLSPVLSGFGAHSDIGLPTGLGQTPTVNFGPGDPAQAHQPNERVSVRDLVDCTKAIALAITNWCR, from the coding sequence ATGCCGTCTATCAAGGACCAGATCGCCGAGCGGGTCGAGGCCCGGGCCGACGCCATCGTCGCGACGCTCAGCGACCTCGTCGCCTTCCCCTCGATCGTGAAGTCCAATCCGAAGGAAGCCGGCCCCGGCGAGCGCGATTGCCAACTCTATCTGCAGAAGCGGCTGGAGCGGCTCGGCTTCACGACGGATCTCTGGGATCCGGACGGTCCCGCGCTGTATGCGAAATATGAAGGCCGCCCCGGCGCCAACAAGGGCCGCACATTCGAAGGCCGCCCCAATCTCGGCGGCGTCCTCAAGGGCAACGGCGCGGGCCGTTCGATCATGCTGACGGGGCATATCGACGTTGTCCCGCCGGGGGCGCCCGAGCACTGGCGGACCGATCCGTTCCAGCCGGTGCTGAAGGACGGTTATCTGCATGGCCGCGGCACGGTCGACATGAAGGGCGGCGTCGCCTGCATGCTGATGGCGGTCGAGATCCTGAAAGAGCTGAAGATCGAGCTTGCCGGCGACATCGTGTTCACCACGGTCGTCGACGAGGAGATCGGCGGCATGGGCTCGCTCGCCATGGTCGATCGCGGCTTCCGCGCCGATGCCGGCATCATGACCGAGCCGACAGCCAACCGCATCGCCCCGCTCTGTCACGGCATTCTCTGGGGCAAGATTATCATCGACGGCATTGGCGGCCATGCCGAACTGACGCCGAACGCCTGGTACACCAGCGGTCCGGTCGACGCGATCCAACTCTGCCGGCAGATCCTCGACGGCATCGACATCCTCAACCGCCGCTGGATGTTCGATCCGAAGAAGAACCATCCGCTGATGGATCTGCCGAACCAGATCATCGTGACGCAGATGAAGGCCGGGGAGCATCCCTCCTCCATGGCCGGGCGCGGCGAGATCATCATCGACGCGCAATATCTGCCAAGCGAGAAGGACGAGTTCGGTCTCGGCGGCCATGTGAAGCGCGAGATCGAGGCCCATATCCACCATGTCTGCCAGGCCGATCCCTATCTCCGGGATCATCCGGCCCGGATCGAGTGGATCCTCGACGCCGACTGCGCCGAAATCCCGGCCGACAGCCCCTTCGTCACGACGCTGCAATCGGCCGTTTCCGACGCGAATCTCTCGCCCGTGCTCTCCGGCTTCGGCGCCCATAGCGATATCGGCCTTCCGACCGGCCTTGGCCAGACGCCAACGGTCAATTTCGGCCCCGGCGATCCGGCGCAGGCCCACCAGCCAAACGAGCGCGTCTCAGTGCGCGACCTCGTCGACTGCACCAAGGCCATCGCCCTCGCCATCACCAACTGGTGCCGTTGA
- a CDS encoding N-formylglutamate amidohydrolase, giving the protein MRRETIDAFEHVPLFEVLAPAQQRIPFLFNSPHSGSIYPRNFLAASRLDEMTIRRSEDSYVDELFAGVVPFGAPLMRANFPRAWLDVNREPYELDPQMFDGALPPYANSRSLRVAGGLGTIARVVSENVEIYAEPIPVAAALERIETVYKPYHDRLRSEIAKTSEAFGHAVLIDCHSMPSSIRSLPGRMRADFVLGDRYGASCAAELSEAAYAFLAGEGYSVARNKPYAGGFITEHYGRPSHGVHALQIEVNRAIYMNERTLQKSPSFHTVAADLLRLVHLLSSLPDARLHPFPLAAE; this is encoded by the coding sequence ATGAGGAGAGAGACGATCGACGCGTTCGAGCATGTTCCCCTGTTCGAGGTGCTCGCGCCGGCACAGCAGCGGATTCCGTTTCTGTTCAATTCGCCGCATAGCGGATCGATTTACCCGCGGAACTTCCTCGCGGCCTCCCGGCTCGACGAGATGACGATCCGCCGCTCGGAAGACAGCTATGTGGACGAGCTCTTTGCCGGCGTCGTGCCGTTCGGCGCGCCACTCATGCGCGCCAATTTTCCCCGCGCCTGGCTCGACGTGAACCGCGAGCCCTATGAGCTGGATCCGCAGATGTTCGACGGCGCGCTTCCACCTTATGCCAATTCGCGCTCGCTGCGCGTTGCCGGCGGCCTCGGCACCATCGCACGCGTCGTTTCGGAAAACGTCGAGATCTATGCCGAGCCGATCCCCGTTGCCGCGGCGTTGGAACGGATCGAGACGGTCTACAAGCCCTATCACGACCGGCTGCGCTCGGAGATCGCCAAGACCTCCGAGGCCTTCGGCCATGCCGTCCTGATCGATTGCCACTCCATGCCGTCTTCCATCCGCTCTCTACCGGGACGGATGCGGGCGGATTTCGTGCTCGGCGACCGCTATGGCGCCAGTTGCGCCGCCGAATTGTCCGAGGCGGCCTATGCATTCCTTGCCGGCGAAGGCTATTCCGTCGCGCGCAACAAGCCCTATGCCGGCGGCTTCATTACCGAACACTACGGCAGGCCGAGCCACGGCGTGCATGCCCTGCAGATCGAGGTCAACCGGGCCATCTACATGAACGAGCGCACGCTGCAGAAAAGTCCCAGCTTTCACACGGTGGCGGCGGATCTGCTGCGGCTGGTGCATCTCCTGTCGAGCCTCCCCGACGCCAGGCTCCATCCCTTCCCGCTCGCGGCGGAGTAA
- the cpdR gene encoding cell cycle two-component system response regulator CpdR, protein MNRILLAEDDNDMRRFLAKALQNAGYDVVSFDNGRSAYDRIREEPFTLLLTDIVMPEMDGIELARRATELDPDLKVMFITGFAAVALNPDSNAPKDAKVLSKPFHLRDLVNEVERLLAA, encoded by the coding sequence ATGAACCGCATTCTTCTCGCCGAAGACGACAACGACATGCGCCGCTTCCTGGCCAAGGCACTTCAAAATGCCGGCTATGACGTCGTCTCCTTCGACAATGGCCGCAGCGCCTATGACCGGATCCGCGAGGAACCGTTCACGCTATTGCTCACCGATATCGTGATGCCGGAGATGGACGGCATCGAACTGGCGCGCCGCGCGACTGAACTCGACCCGGATTTGAAGGTCATGTTCATTACCGGCTTCGCCGCTGTGGCGCTCAACCCCGATTCGAACGCGCCCAAGGATGCCAAGGTGCTGTCCAAGCCTTTCCATCTGCGGGATCTGGTCAACGAGGTCGAAAGGCTGCTTGCAGCCTGA
- a CDS encoding autotransporter outer membrane beta-barrel domain-containing protein, whose protein sequence is MATAGGAWAADATWSTSPGSGNFNANANWVGGTVPEGTATFGASGVTSLSFSQQTTTGAWVFAPGAPAYDFAVDSVIGVEFTGAGIETNGAPVTVTVGMSSSLYFSNASTADDANLVNATSQSSIVFGDESTAANAHIMNSGGVLHFVGSSTADSATITTQARTIFDDYATGGNATIANSGDLEFYYHSTAGNAVIANSAGGNVLFQGFSDAGSATITNHGDLRFLDDTKVGTATITNYNSLTFETAANADGATIDNQHLTYFKDYSSAGSATITNSGTIYFRDNSTAASATIENRDSAILRFEGNSSAGEAQVQNDGVLFFVGTSQAASATINTTKLLGFQGTATAGDATIINSATGQIIFFDEATGGNAQIVNDGYFDIANTTPGFANSVGSLAGSGEFHLGDHLLTIGSNDLSTEVSGVIDGVGGSLTKVGSGTLTLSGANLYTGPTEVDGGKLVVNGSLLSAVTVNDGAALGGNGQVAGITANLGAIIAPGNSIGTLGVNGNVAFAAGSTYQVEIDGTGASDRIAATGSATLDGGTVAVQSSASGYALGTRYTILTADLGVTGTFATLQAPTMTPFLAFSLGYDPANVYLNVDRSAVTFASAGQTPNETATGGGVDSLPLSSPVVGALSQLDLAGAAAALNQLSGEEHASIKGVMIDDSRFVREAALDRLRAAFGDGVATGQTVAAYDATGAVKVPANTDRFALWGGGFGSWGSWDGNRNAASVDRDIGGLFVGADGRVGDAWRLGVIGGYSQSNFSFDGRNASATSDNYDIGVYAGTEWGAVAFRSGLAYTWHDISTSRGVAFPGLIENLSADYSAGTAQAFGELAYELKAGQTAFEPFANLAYVNLSTDGFTEQGGAAALTSESGDDGVTYTTLGLRASTVFAIGNGMTATARGMLGWRHAFGDTAPVSTFAFSGGSAFNIAGVPIATDAALLDAGLDVNLTSTATIGINYGGQLSSDSTDQTLSGTFKVAF, encoded by the coding sequence ATGGCGACAGCCGGAGGTGCCTGGGCCGCGGATGCCACGTGGTCGACCTCGCCGGGCAGCGGTAATTTCAATGCGAACGCCAACTGGGTCGGCGGGACCGTGCCGGAGGGTACGGCGACTTTCGGCGCGTCAGGCGTCACGAGCCTTTCTTTCTCGCAGCAGACGACGACGGGCGCTTGGGTCTTCGCGCCCGGTGCTCCTGCCTATGATTTCGCCGTGGATTCGGTGATCGGCGTTGAGTTCACCGGCGCGGGCATTGAGACCAACGGAGCGCCGGTTACCGTCACGGTCGGTATGAGCAGCAGTTTATATTTCAGCAACGCCAGCACCGCGGACGATGCTAACCTCGTCAATGCGACGTCTCAATCGTCGATCGTCTTCGGTGACGAGAGTACCGCCGCCAACGCCCACATCATGAATAGCGGTGGGGTCTTGCATTTCGTCGGCTCCAGCACAGCCGACTCAGCAACGATCACGACGCAGGCGCGCACCATTTTTGACGACTATGCGACCGGCGGCAATGCGACCATCGCCAATAGTGGTGATTTGGAATTTTACTATCACAGCACCGCCGGCAACGCCGTCATTGCGAATTCCGCGGGCGGGAATGTCCTATTCCAGGGATTTTCGGATGCCGGCAGCGCGACAATCACCAATCATGGCGATCTTCGCTTCTTGGACGATACCAAGGTCGGCACGGCCACTATCACCAACTACAATTCGCTGACCTTCGAAACCGCCGCAAACGCCGATGGCGCCACGATCGACAATCAACACCTGACCTATTTCAAAGACTATTCCAGCGCCGGCAGCGCAACGATCACCAATAGCGGCACCATCTATTTCCGCGACAACTCGACAGCGGCATCGGCGACGATAGAGAACCGCGATAGCGCCATATTGCGGTTCGAAGGCAACAGTTCCGCTGGCGAAGCGCAGGTTCAGAACGACGGCGTGCTGTTCTTCGTCGGCACCAGCCAAGCGGCTTCGGCAACCATCAACACCACCAAACTGCTCGGCTTCCAGGGCACGGCAACCGCTGGCGATGCCACGATCATCAACAGTGCAACCGGCCAGATCATCTTTTTCGACGAAGCCACAGGCGGCAACGCGCAGATCGTCAATGACGGCTATTTCGATATCGCCAATACGACGCCCGGATTTGCGAATAGCGTCGGTTCGCTCGCCGGCAGCGGCGAGTTTCATCTGGGCGATCATCTCTTGACGATCGGCAGCAATGACCTGTCGACCGAGGTCAGCGGTGTCATCGACGGCGTTGGCGGCTCGCTGACCAAGGTCGGCTCCGGCACGCTGACGCTCTCCGGCGCCAACCTCTATACCGGCCCGACCGAGGTTGATGGCGGCAAACTCGTCGTGAACGGATCGCTGCTCTCCGCCGTCACCGTCAATGACGGGGCCGCATTGGGCGGCAACGGCCAGGTCGCGGGCATCACGGCCAATCTCGGCGCGATCATTGCGCCCGGCAATTCGATAGGAACGCTCGGCGTCAACGGCAATGTCGCCTTCGCTGCCGGCTCGACCTATCAGGTCGAGATCGATGGCACAGGGGCCTCGGACAGAATTGCGGCTACGGGCTCGGCAACGCTGGACGGCGGCACAGTTGCGGTCCAGAGCAGTGCGTCCGGCTATGCGCTCGGAACGCGCTACACGATCCTGACGGCCGATCTCGGCGTCACCGGGACCTTCGCGACGCTGCAGGCGCCGACGATGACTCCGTTCCTCGCCTTCTCGCTCGGCTATGATCCGGCCAACGTCTATCTGAACGTTGACCGGAGCGCCGTCACCTTCGCCTCGGCGGGCCAGACCCCGAACGAGACGGCGACCGGCGGCGGCGTCGACAGCCTGCCGCTGAGCAGCCCGGTGGTCGGCGCCCTGTCGCAGCTCGACCTGGCCGGTGCGGCCGCCGCGCTGAACCAGCTCTCCGGCGAGGAACATGCCTCGATCAAGGGCGTGATGATCGACGACAGCCGCTTCGTCCGCGAGGCGGCGCTGGACCGGCTTCGCGCCGCCTTCGGCGATGGCGTAGCGACGGGACAGACAGTCGCGGCCTATGACGCCACGGGTGCGGTCAAGGTGCCGGCCAATACCGATCGCTTCGCGCTCTGGGGCGGCGGTTTCGGCTCCTGGGGTTCGTGGGACGGCAACCGCAATGCGGCGTCGGTTGACCGTGATATCGGCGGTCTGTTTGTCGGCGCAGATGGCCGGGTCGGCGATGCATGGCGTCTTGGCGTCATCGGCGGCTACAGCCAGTCCAATTTCAGCTTCGACGGTCGTAACGCCTCCGCTACCAGCGACAATTACGATATCGGCGTCTATGCCGGCACGGAATGGGGCGCTGTCGCGTTCCGCTCGGGCCTTGCCTATACGTGGCACGATATCTCGACCAGCCGCGGGGTCGCTTTCCCGGGCCTCATTGAGAATTTATCGGCCGACTATTCCGCCGGCACGGCGCAGGCCTTTGGCGAACTCGCCTATGAGCTCAAGGCGGGCCAGACCGCGTTTGAACCCTTCGCCAACCTCGCCTATGTCAATCTCTCCACCGATGGCTTCACGGAGCAGGGCGGTGCGGCGGCGCTGACCAGCGAAAGCGGCGACGACGGCGTCACCTATACGACGCTGGGTTTGCGCGCATCGACGGTGTTCGCGATCGGCAATGGCATGACCGCGACGGCGCGCGGCATGCTCGGCTGGCGCCACGCCTTCGGCGATACCGCGCCGGTCTCGACCTTCGCCTTCAGCGGTGGCTCGGCGTTCAACATTGCCGGCGTGCCTATTGCTACCGACGCGGCGCTGCTCGACGCCGGATTGGACGTCAATCTGACCTCGACAGCGACGATCGGCATCAACTATGGCGGCCAGCTCTCGTCCGATTCTACCGATCAAACGCTGAGCGGCACGTTCAAGGTCGCCTTCTGA
- a CDS encoding ABC transporter permease has protein sequence MRPAGRRWPVLNGREGSLLAAVIAAAVIFAIASPHFATAANAGTILRNSTELLLVGLGMTLLLAMGGIDVSIGIVMGLAAIGVGRLLGAGVDPALAGIAGPLIGGCLGVLTGLVVVFGRVPAIVGTLGLLGVYRTAIFVLLGGQWLSGLPISLTQLLSTGLLGIPLTAWAIAAAYLGVWMALRRTPFGLHLLAIGNSEDKARLSGIAVSRVRLLTFVISGTLTGLAATFYVANYRNVEMAIGSTLALDAIAAVVLGGTSILGGRCSLVGTVLGVLLLRILQNGLLLIGVPSLWQTVVTGGLLIGVLALEVLTKRLSLAAPAWARARA, from the coding sequence ATGCGACCCGCAGGCCGGCGATGGCCGGTTCTCAATGGACGTGAGGGGTCCCTGCTCGCGGCGGTCATCGCCGCGGCGGTGATCTTTGCGATCGCATCGCCGCATTTCGCAACGGCGGCCAATGCCGGGACCATTCTGCGCAACAGCACCGAACTGCTGCTTGTGGGTCTCGGCATGACGCTGCTGCTGGCCATGGGCGGCATCGATGTCTCGATCGGCATCGTCATGGGGCTCGCCGCCATCGGCGTCGGGCGCCTGCTCGGCGCCGGGGTAGACCCGGCCCTGGCCGGCATTGCCGGGCCGCTCATCGGCGGTTGTCTCGGCGTGTTGACGGGGCTCGTCGTCGTCTTCGGTCGAGTCCCCGCGATCGTCGGCACGCTCGGCCTGCTCGGCGTCTACCGGACGGCCATCTTCGTCCTGCTCGGCGGACAATGGCTCTCCGGCCTACCGATCAGCTTGACGCAACTTCTCTCTACGGGCTTGCTCGGCATTCCCCTCACAGCCTGGGCCATCGCCGCTGCCTATCTTGGCGTCTGGATGGCGCTCCGGCGCACGCCGTTCGGCCTGCATCTGCTGGCAATCGGCAATTCGGAGGACAAGGCCCGCCTCTCCGGCATCGCGGTGTCGCGGGTCCGACTGCTGACCTTCGTCATCAGCGGCACGCTGACTGGCCTGGCCGCGACCTTCTATGTCGCGAATTACCGCAATGTCGAAATGGCCATCGGCAGCACGCTGGCGCTCGACGCCATCGCCGCGGTCGTGCTCGGCGGGACCAGCATTCTCGGCGGACGCTGCAGCCTGGTAGGCACAGTGCTTGGTGTCCTGCTGCTACGCATCCTTCAGAACGGATTGCTGCTCATCGGCGTTCCGTCGCTGTGGCAGACGGTCGTGACCGGCGGTCTCCTGATCGGCGTGCTGGCGCTTGAAGTCCTCACCAAACGATTGAGCCTCGCTGCCCCGGCATGGGCGAGAGCAAGGGCATGA